From Candidatus Melainabacteria bacterium RIFOXYA2_FULL_32_9, one genomic window encodes:
- a CDS encoding ribosomal-protein-alanine N-acetyltransferase, translating into MLEVLVRKMLPRDVNQIMEIECVSFGQYHWSSQAFVSEINNKLGNYITIIDKKTQKVIGYSGFWLIFDEAHITTIAVHPDYRKNSLGELLLLNMIELGYKNNAKWFTLEVRASNIAAQNLYYKYGFKSLGLRKKYFQDNEEDALIMWTENIWDTKFKEIFQQLKDNLANKQTIAIGN; encoded by the coding sequence TTGCTTGAAGTTTTAGTCAGAAAAATGTTGCCTCGAGATGTAAATCAGATTATGGAAATTGAGTGTGTTTCTTTTGGCCAATATCACTGGTCTTCACAGGCTTTTGTTTCTGAAATAAATAATAAACTTGGTAATTATATTACGATAATAGATAAAAAAACTCAAAAAGTCATCGGTTATAGTGGTTTTTGGCTTATCTTTGACGAAGCTCATATAACTACTATAGCTGTACATCCTGATTATAGAAAAAATTCTCTTGGCGAGCTTTTATTGCTTAATATGATTGAGTTAGGTTATAAAAATAACGCAAAATGGTTTACACTTGAAGTAAGAGCCAGTAATATTGCTGCACAAAATTTATATTATAAATATGGATTTAAAAGCCTTGGCCTCAGGAAGAAATACTTTCAGGATAATGAAGAAGATGCTTTAATTATGTGGACTGAAAATATTTGGGATACAAAGTTTAAGGAAATTTTTCAGCAACTCAAAGATAATTTAGCTAATAAGCAAACAATTGCTATTGGAAATTAA